Proteins encoded in a region of the Streptomyces akebiae genome:
- a CDS encoding extracellular solute-binding protein has protein sequence MRARRLTGCVAGVIALTLTAAGCGLSGGGSDSGDATAGGCEVDQGNVGSGKLTGDVKGTITFQTTNLKKDFGGYFNGVIKAFEQAHPDTTVKWVDDPGDATFTQRLVADAQGCTLPDVVNINVNTAIALTKNGYLLDLDKKAPDAGEPFVPNLWKSSMYADSAGKKVHSVLPWYSGGIVQTFNTDLMKKAGLDPAKPPTTVLGLFEDAQKVAEASDGKYYAFLANPQLRIPADWQQMDIKILSSDGKKFTFADDPKTVQWVDAMTKLYKAGGMPRDSLSSTQDPANVYGQGKLVYGPTNPNFLRFIQQNNPSVYKKTGVARFMLDDLGHTVGAPQYIGVASTSKNAVTALSFAQFLTNAKNQLEWAKDPNVVIFPSTTASLDDPFFQSVEGDDPFAEARKIVASDRKTSTADEIALTPGELNAITAQIQLAMQGKKSAQDALDEAQKKANELIEQGS, from the coding sequence ATGCGCGCGAGAAGACTGACCGGATGTGTGGCGGGCGTCATCGCCCTCACCCTGACCGCCGCCGGCTGCGGCCTGTCGGGCGGCGGATCCGACAGCGGGGACGCCACGGCCGGCGGCTGCGAGGTCGACCAGGGCAACGTCGGCTCCGGGAAGCTCACCGGAGACGTCAAGGGCACGATCACCTTCCAGACGACCAACCTGAAGAAAGACTTCGGCGGCTACTTCAACGGCGTCATCAAGGCCTTCGAGCAGGCCCATCCGGACACCACCGTGAAGTGGGTGGACGACCCGGGCGACGCCACCTTCACCCAGCGCCTGGTCGCGGACGCGCAGGGCTGCACACTGCCGGACGTCGTGAACATCAACGTCAACACGGCGATCGCGCTCACCAAGAACGGCTATCTGCTCGACCTGGACAAGAAGGCCCCCGACGCGGGCGAGCCGTTCGTGCCCAACCTGTGGAAGTCGAGCATGTACGCCGACTCCGCCGGCAAGAAGGTGCACAGCGTGCTCCCCTGGTACTCCGGCGGCATCGTGCAGACCTTCAACACCGATCTGATGAAGAAGGCCGGCCTCGATCCGGCCAAACCTCCGACGACCGTGCTCGGTCTGTTCGAGGACGCCCAGAAGGTGGCGGAGGCCTCGGACGGCAAGTACTACGCGTTCCTCGCCAACCCGCAGCTGCGCATCCCGGCCGACTGGCAGCAGATGGACATCAAGATCCTCTCCTCCGACGGCAAGAAGTTCACCTTCGCCGACGACCCGAAGACCGTGCAGTGGGTCGACGCCATGACGAAGCTCTACAAGGCCGGCGGCATGCCCAGGGACTCGCTCTCCTCCACCCAGGACCCGGCCAACGTCTACGGCCAGGGCAAGCTGGTCTACGGCCCGACGAACCCCAACTTCCTGCGCTTCATCCAGCAGAACAACCCGAGCGTCTACAAGAAGACCGGTGTCGCCCGCTTCATGCTGGACGACCTCGGCCACACGGTCGGCGCCCCGCAGTACATCGGTGTCGCGTCCACCAGCAAGAACGCGGTGACCGCGCTGTCCTTCGCACAGTTCCTGACCAACGCGAAGAACCAGTTGGAGTGGGCGAAGGACCCGAACGTGGTGATCTTCCCCTCCACCACGGCCTCCCTGGACGACCCGTTCTTCCAGTCGGTCGAGGGCGACGACCCGTTCGCCGAGGCCCGCAAGATCGTCGCGAGCGACCGCAAGACCTCCACCGCCGACGAGATCGCCCTGACCCCCGGTGAGCTGAACGCCATCACGGCCCAGATCCAGCTGGCCATGCAGGGCAAGAAGAGCGCCCAGGACGCCCTGGACGAGGCCCAGAAGAAGGCCAACGAGCTGATCGAGCAGGGCAGCTGA
- a CDS encoding peptidyl-prolyl cis-trans isomerase, with the protein MDAVLAIVPARDREVRPEGRARAERQRRRWATQVAVADELARRACAARGLAPPPDESLARPLAVSGTEVADLGSIIAVTLARSPAARTLLAALEAEQKVPEKAVRGYYDRNPDRFLTSEALRRGVDPYDGAVPGDFLPYDEVHEDVVRELRRAMGRQAFFDWLDRARAEVEYTPGHEHPGDPSHPDHEHRH; encoded by the coding sequence GTGGACGCCGTGCTGGCGATCGTGCCCGCGCGGGACCGGGAGGTCCGGCCGGAGGGGCGGGCGCGGGCGGAGCGGCAGCGCAGACGGTGGGCCACGCAGGTGGCCGTCGCCGACGAGCTGGCCCGGCGGGCGTGCGCCGCGCGCGGGCTCGCCCCGCCGCCCGACGAGTCCCTGGCCCGCCCGCTCGCGGTGTCCGGGACCGAGGTCGCCGACCTGGGCAGCATCATCGCGGTGACGCTCGCCCGCTCCCCCGCCGCGCGCACCCTGCTGGCGGCGCTGGAGGCCGAGCAGAAGGTGCCGGAGAAGGCCGTACGGGGCTACTACGACCGCAATCCGGACCGCTTCCTCACCTCGGAGGCGCTGCGCCGCGGTGTGGACCCGTACGACGGGGCGGTGCCGGGCGACTTCCTGCCGTACGACGAGGTCCACGAGGACGTCGTACGGGAGTTGCGGCGGGCCATGGGCCGACAGGCCTTCTTCGACTGGCTGGACCGGGCGCGGGCCGAAGTGGAGTACACGCCGGGGCACGAGCACCCCGGTGATCCCTCGCACCCCGACCACGAGCACCGGCACTGA